The Aedes aegypti strain LVP_AGWG unplaced genomic scaffold, AaegL5.0 Primary Assembly AGWG_AaegL5_hic_scaff_905_PBJ_arrow, whole genome shotgun sequence region CtaagctccctcgttttacgcaccccgatctagttcgtaaattgaaatTACAGTGTATTTAATTGCTCTAGatctagaatttgtatcctttgacagatgcgagtgtttcgacctcaactgtgaggccgtcttcagtgtcgtgtctaGACAGTGAAGACGGCCTttcagttgaggttgaaatacgcgtatctatcaaatgttacaaattatactggaattaaatggtatagtattaaattcaaatttcatttactTAGAACTGATGCTGTTTGACGGCATTATCAGCGATGACGCAAAGGGATAGAGGAACATAAAACATGAGATAGGGACAGATCTCGATATGAGATGGGAACCCACGACCTCCTGCTTgggaagcagaagcgatagccatttgACCACCTACCCCGAAGAAACCGTTGCTGTTATTTCAACTCCACTGATTACTAAACATGTCTTCTCAGATTCTAATCCCAAATTTCTTTCCTTTTTATCTCCATTTCCAGCTGTTCGCGCCGATCGGATGCGTGGCGGGAGGAACAAATTCGGGCCCATGTACAAACGCGATCGGGCGCGAAAGCTTCAAATCATGCGACAACGACAGTTGGCCATCCAGGCCTTGCGGGGGTCGATCGGTGGCGGCGTCGGTATCGGGCAGCTCGGGTCGGACGGTGCCTCGGCGCAACTGCAGGGCATCGACTACCACCAGCCGTACTCCAACATGCACATCAAGCAGGAAATCCAAATACCCCAGGTTTGTTGTCGATGATGGGCTTGCTGGGTGCTGGACCTTTCGGCAAGAGGTCCGGCTCGCAGCATCCAATCGATCGAAACTGATCGCAGTTTCCTGTTTCCTAAGAAGCTACGTTTTAATCGATGTTTCCTATTTCTCTTCTTATTTTTCATCACCACCTACGCCGTTCGGTGTTTGGCAATTCCGCAACGTTTCTACCGCCCGGGTCTGTGTGTATTTCTCATTCCTTGAACAATTCAGGTGTCTTCGTTGACGTCCTCGCCCGATAGCTCACCTAGTCCGATCGCCATCGCGTTAGGTCAAGTGAACCCGCAGACGACGATATCGCTGAGCAGTGGCGTCGGAGGTAATGGCAGCAGTGGAGGCGGAAGCGGTGGAGGTGGCAGCAACAACAGTTCCGGTGCGGGCACCGGAGGTTCAAACTCTACGTCTACGGCTATCCAGAACCAGCTATCGGAGTCCAAACTATGGATGAGCGCTAACTCGACGACCGCCTCGCCACATTCGCTAAGTCCCAAAGCGTTCAGCTTCGACAGTGGAACGAATCCCACCAGTACGGCCGACTCGGGCAACCCAGCGGACACCTTAAGGCTAGTCTTTACAGTTATTTCACTTTTGCACTACCCTGCTAGACCGTTCCGAAGATCTCATTGCCCTCATGAAGTCTGCACCATCGGCCTCGGGCTGCATTTAATAGTTGTTTTCTCTATTCtctattttttcttctttcgcTCATTCAAAATCATCTCAACTACGCCCCCCTCCTTCCCCCTCGTCTCGTCTCGGCCACccggaaattcgaaaaatctttCGGAAACCGCGCCATCCTACACTGTCATCGCTTGTCTTTTTCTTTCCAAACAAAAAATTCATAACCTTTCATCCTACGatcgaaaaccaaaaaaaaaatcaaaattgtgaCCTTGAACCCCTCTACCCCATTTCTATTGTCTATGGCTTCCGTTCGGTTCGACCATATCTAGGGTATCGCCGATGATTCGCGACTTCGTACAATCGATCGACGACCGGGAGTGGCAGACGTCGCTGTTCTCGCTGCTGCAGAGCCAGTCCTACAATCAGTGTGAGGTGGATCTCTTCGAGCTGATGTGCAAAGTATTAGACCAAAATCTGTTCTCCCAGGTGGACTGGGCGCGGAACACGATATTCTTTAAGGATTTGAAGGTAAGTGGTGTGTTTTTTTGCTCTTATATTTGTATTGAAATTGAGATTATTAGAAGGCATTTGTTGCGACCAGAAAATATAGTAGGTGCAGAGctaattggccacttccatgattcactttggcatggggggttttctcggccaaattgtctgaaaccttgcaataagaagcacttccttagccgagtggttagagtccgcgactacaaagcaaagccatgctgaaggtgtctgggttcgattcccggtcggtccagaatcttttcgtaatggaaatttccttgactccccttgggcatagagtatcatcgtacctgctacatgatatacgaatgcgaaaatggcaactatggcaaagaaagctctcagttaataactgtggaagtgctcataagaacactaagctgagaagcaggctctgtcccagtgaggacgttaatgccaagaagaagaagcacttcaatatgaCGCACATTGTGGGTAGATATAAGCCCTGGAGTataaaaaaccccactgccggaGATTATGCCTTTGGAAATTGCTTTCGTAAGCTTAAGAACTTTCATGTGCATTGGggtaatttttgccaatcggcACGGCAAAGAAGCTGTAACTTAGTAGAGGAAATAGATATAAATCTTAGATTATCTGACTTTTCTTAACTTctaaaaacgaacatttttgagCTTCCAGTGTCCTCTAGAAGCGGTgctacaaaaaatatatatgacacattatgcattaagggtaaAAAATTACCGAGATATGGAACTCTAGAATGGAACTCCAGACAGTTTTTTGTGAGTATGGTCATTCTGGGCACAAGTGCACCTGGAACCTATTTCAGAAAGAACCGCGATATAGTCTGCTGCTCAGGTTAGTGTTCCAATGAAAACTTATGAGGAAGTAATGTTAcccagaaaatcctccaagataatctctaccgtaatcCCTACAAGCAATTTTCTCCAGAGTTTCTACTAGCGGTTTtgccagagatttttcaagaagaAGGGCTCTAGAAATACATTAGCGATACGTTCAGAAATTTTGCCAAGAGTTTTCATCaacaataaataatttcatgaaTTCCTATAGCTAAATCTTTAAGAGTTTTCTTCAGGTTTTCTCCCAGGGATTCCTGCAGAAAAATCGCTATATGAATTATtattcaaggatttttccaggttaaacctccagggattccccttgaaattcctccagagattcgttcTGGGGCCTAtagaattcctacagagattcgcctatgaattcctccagggatttcattaaaaagaatagggatttctccagggtttactccgcgattttttttgtaaatatttactcctttcttggaaaaaagtgtattgagaaatccctgaataaGTACCTGTAGGGACTCTGAAGCAATCTTCAAGAAATATAGAGagtaatccctagaggaatccccTGTTCAATTGCTGGAAGAATCCATCGAGAAATTCTTCAGGTGCCTATGGAGGAATTTCCATGTaaacctctggaggaattcctaaagaaatctatGGAACACCAGATATGCTTTTTGGGCTATGTATGCTTTatgttttcaattactttttaaTAATAAAGATGCGTAGACAAAAAgcatatttaattaaaatatatatatatatatatatatatatatatatatataatatatatatataatatatatatatatatatatatatatatatataatatatatataagtCGATTCTCTGCCAGCTCatccctggaacaatttctagaggGAACCATGTAGTGATTTATCTAGAGgcaatccttggagaaaattcttgaaaaaaaggcTGAAAGAACCTGCAGAAATCTTGGTAAATATtctcctagagaaatccctggaggagtctctggaaaAAACTCATGTAGGAATCGCTGAAGGGATTTTCTAGCTAATTACTAGAAGCAATCTTGGCggcattcctgaaaaaaaaaaccctgtcaagatttttctggatgaattcctggaacaatcctaggaagaatccatggaaaaaactctagaaaaattccaggagaaatctctggagatatttttccaaaaattatttatGCAGAGAATTTTACTGGAtataaattcatccagaaaaatctctgcataaatattttttgggaaatacctctagagatttctcctgggatttctctagagatatttttcttaaggcaatccctggagaaattcgtaggatattttctaatgaaattcctgcaggaatttaatTGGAGAATCTCTGAAGCAATTTCAAGAGGACCAATTGGAGGAATCCCGGAGGACTTATGGAGGCCAAGAACgattctctggaaaaatttccgaggaatctctggagaaatcattggAGTAAGTCATGTAGTGGATTTTCCTAGTGGTAACTCtgggaggaattcctgaggaaTTTGTGAGTTAAATAacaccaggaggaattcctgatggaatacttggatgaattcctggtagTATCCCTAGAGCGATCCGTGGAGGAAATCgtctgaaaaaaatcccgaagaaaTATTCGGAACAATTCCTGGACGAGTCGCGAGAGGACTACTTGGGGATCTTTGTGTGTATCGTGGAGTAATCCCTCggatgaaattctggagaaatcactagataaatatcttgagtaatcAGTGAAGAGGTTGTCCTAGTGTAACTCTTggagaaagccttgaaaatatATCTGCaagaatctctgtagaaattttcTTGGAGGAATGCTTGGAGAAGCAGCTGGAAGCTTTACTATCAGAATCTACAGCAGAAAGAATAACAAAAGAAATCGCTTGGAAACtccttggagaaatcttcggagaaattttgaaggttttactggaggaatctatgaaggaGAATCACTGGAGACCTTTCCCTGCAGGAACTCCTGGCGAAAAGCCTAGGAAATCGAATGCAAAAGCCTATGGAATCTTTTTGTTATTACCTACAAAAATCTCCCTTACATATGCTTGGAAATCTCGGGTGCTCTTtccatgagcatgagcattgatgaccgtacaattcgtagttgctactccgtgaatgACCACaata contains the following coding sequences:
- the LOC110681441 gene encoding nuclear hormone receptor FTZ-F1-like; translated protein: VRADRMRGGRNKFGPMYKRDRARKLQIMRQRQLAIQALRGSIGGGVGIGQLGSDGASAQLQGIDYHQPYSNMHIKQEIQIPQVSSLTSSPDSSPSPIAIALGQVNPQTTISLSSGVGGNGSSGGGSGGGGSNNSSGAGTGGSNSTSTAIQNQLSESKLWMSANSTTASPHSLSPKAFSFDSGTNPTSTADSGNPADTLRVSPMIRDFVQSIDDREWQTSLFSLLQSQSYNQCEVDLFELMCKVLDQNLFSQVDWARNTIFFKDLK